A genomic region of Pseudoalteromonas rubra contains the following coding sequences:
- the gltB gene encoding glutamate synthase large subunit, producing the protein MLYDSALEKENCGFGLIAHTQGQASHKLIRTAITGLDRMQHRGGIAADGKTGDGCGLLLQKPDSFFRAIAAENDWHLGKNYAVGMVFLNQDPSFARQARDIINEELEKETLTLVGWRTVPTDPGMLGPIAIEQLPQFEQVFVSAPEGWRPKDLERRLYIARRRIEKRLEADPDFYIASLSGLVTIYKGLMMPADLPNFYLDLADIRMTSAICVFHQRFSTNTQPRWPLAQPFRYLAHNGEINTITGNRQWAKARAYKFASPLLPDLQNAAPFVNESGSDSSSLDNMLELFLAGGMDIFRAMRMLVPPAWQKNRAMDDELRAFYDFNSMHMEPWDGPAGIVMSDGRFAACNLDRNGLRPARYVITQDGFITLASEVGIWDYEPDEVIEKGRVGPGELLVVDTLHGKIWQSDEIDEDLKARHPYKTWLEQNVKRLTPFEALAEADAGQRDFDDDILLTYQKLFAYSNEEIEQVIRVMGQNGQEATGSMGDDTPFAVLSEGIRSLYDYFRQKFAQVTNPPIDPLRENHVMSLATCIGREQNVFNETTGHAKRLQFDSPVLTYSDIQQLLAADDDHYSACRISLNYDPQAESLQSAIARICDEAQEKAAHGCVMLLLSDRAISKDTMPVPAAMAVGAVQQRLVNTNLRCDSNIIVETGSARDPHQFAVLLGFGATAVYPYLAYETLVALCDSKVIDKTYRDVTLAYRNAINKGLYKIMSKMGISTIASYRCSMLFEAVGLSDEIVDMCFKGVSSRIQGAGFAEFEADGVQLHKLAYSKRKLLSHGGLLKFVHGGEYHAYNPDVVQSLQVAVRSGNYTDYQKYADLVNNRPVTNLRDLLKLNTSGPAIDVDQVEPATELYKRFDSAAMSIGALSPEAHEALAIAMNRLGGCSNSGEGGEDKLRFGTEKNSRIKQVASGRFGVTPHYLQSADVIQIKVAQGAKPGEGGQLPGEKVTPYIAKLRYSVPGVTLISPPPHHDIYSIEDLAQLIFDLKQVNPKAMISVKLVSEPGVGTIATGVAKAYADLITIAGYDGGTGASPLTSVKYAGSPWELGLAETQQALVENGLRHRIRLQTDGGLKTGLDIIKAAILGAESFGFGTGPMVALGCKYLRICHLNNCATGVATQDETLRQKHYHGLPEMAMNYFRFIAQEARELMASMGVSKLTDLIGRTDLLEVLEGTTARQQKLDLQPLLAKPANPSGETLFCSAPNTSHYQGQLNESLLDKAKQAIDDKTGTSLVNRIKNTDRSVGAMLSGYIASRHGNQGMAADPVVIELHGTAGQAFGVWNAGGLEMTLVGDANDYVGKGMAGGKLVLRPPVGSSFQTHLATIAGNTCLYGATGGKLYAAGRAGERFAVRNSGVQAIVEGLGDNGCEYMTGGVVCVLGQVGVNFGAGMTGGFAYVLDEAGDFDKRYNPELVEVLSLEGLATMQEHLRGLIAEHLEHTASCRAEQILANFELYVPMFRLIKPKSSDVKSLLGHRARSSAELRVQAQ; encoded by the coding sequence ATGTTATATGACTCGGCATTAGAAAAAGAAAACTGTGGTTTTGGCTTGATTGCACACACGCAAGGTCAGGCGAGCCATAAGCTGATCCGTACGGCAATTACTGGCCTGGATAGAATGCAGCACCGCGGGGGCATAGCTGCGGATGGCAAAACAGGGGATGGCTGTGGCTTGCTGCTGCAAAAGCCCGATAGTTTTTTCAGAGCGATTGCGGCTGAGAATGACTGGCATCTGGGGAAAAACTATGCTGTAGGTATGGTGTTTCTTAACCAGGATCCGTCATTTGCCAGGCAAGCACGTGACATTATCAACGAAGAATTAGAAAAAGAAACCTTAACGCTCGTAGGTTGGCGGACAGTGCCGACAGATCCAGGCATGCTTGGTCCTATTGCCATCGAGCAACTACCTCAGTTTGAACAGGTGTTTGTGTCTGCCCCAGAAGGGTGGCGACCAAAAGACCTGGAGCGCCGGCTGTATATCGCGCGTCGGCGCATTGAAAAACGCCTGGAAGCAGATCCGGACTTTTACATTGCGAGCCTGTCGGGCCTTGTGACTATATACAAAGGTCTGATGATGCCGGCCGATCTGCCAAACTTTTATTTGGATTTGGCAGACATCCGAATGACAAGCGCTATCTGTGTATTCCACCAGCGCTTTTCAACAAACACACAACCGCGTTGGCCGTTGGCGCAACCATTTCGATATTTGGCGCATAATGGTGAGATAAATACCATCACTGGCAATCGTCAGTGGGCGAAAGCGCGGGCCTATAAATTTGCTTCGCCGTTGCTGCCGGATTTGCAAAATGCTGCGCCGTTTGTCAATGAAAGCGGTTCAGACTCTTCCAGCCTGGACAATATGCTCGAACTATTTTTGGCTGGTGGCATGGATATCTTTCGGGCTATGCGCATGTTGGTGCCACCTGCGTGGCAAAAAAACCGAGCTATGGATGATGAGCTCAGAGCATTTTACGACTTTAATTCAATGCACATGGAGCCCTGGGATGGTCCCGCAGGTATCGTGATGTCTGATGGTCGCTTTGCAGCATGTAACCTGGACAGAAATGGCCTGCGGCCTGCACGGTATGTGATCACGCAAGATGGATTTATTACTTTGGCCTCTGAAGTCGGAATTTGGGATTACGAGCCCGATGAAGTCATTGAGAAAGGCCGTGTTGGACCTGGCGAACTGTTGGTAGTGGACACACTGCATGGCAAAATCTGGCAATCCGACGAAATCGACGAAGACCTTAAGGCCAGACACCCTTATAAAACCTGGCTAGAGCAAAACGTTAAGCGACTGACACCATTTGAAGCTCTGGCTGAGGCGGATGCGGGCCAACGGGATTTTGATGACGATATCTTGCTGACTTATCAAAAGCTGTTTGCTTACAGTAACGAAGAAATTGAGCAAGTGATCCGGGTGATGGGCCAAAATGGCCAGGAAGCAACAGGGTCAATGGGAGACGACACGCCATTTGCTGTGTTATCGGAAGGGATCCGCTCGCTCTACGACTACTTTAGACAAAAATTCGCACAGGTTACCAATCCACCCATAGATCCGTTACGTGAAAACCACGTGATGTCGCTGGCGACCTGCATTGGGCGTGAGCAGAATGTGTTTAACGAAACCACCGGGCATGCTAAACGACTACAGTTTGATTCACCGGTTTTGACCTATTCAGATATCCAGCAATTGCTGGCTGCAGATGACGATCATTACAGTGCATGTCGTATTTCACTGAATTACGATCCTCAAGCCGAAAGTCTGCAAAGTGCAATCGCTCGGATCTGTGATGAAGCGCAAGAAAAAGCAGCGCACGGTTGTGTGATGTTGTTATTAAGCGACCGAGCCATTAGTAAAGATACTATGCCGGTACCCGCAGCGATGGCGGTGGGAGCAGTACAGCAACGGTTAGTAAACACCAATCTGCGTTGTGACTCTAACATTATCGTGGAGACGGGCAGCGCGCGCGACCCACATCAGTTTGCTGTTTTGCTCGGGTTTGGTGCAACCGCAGTTTACCCTTACCTGGCTTACGAGACTCTGGTTGCTTTGTGCGACAGTAAAGTCATTGATAAAACCTATCGTGATGTCACCCTAGCTTATCGCAATGCGATTAATAAAGGCCTGTACAAGATCATGTCCAAAATGGGGATCAGTACAATTGCTTCTTATCGCTGTTCTATGCTGTTTGAGGCGGTGGGTCTGTCAGACGAAATCGTTGATATGTGTTTTAAAGGTGTCAGCAGCCGGATACAGGGCGCAGGCTTTGCGGAGTTTGAGGCTGACGGCGTGCAGTTACACAAACTGGCATATAGCAAGCGCAAGTTACTGTCACATGGCGGTTTATTAAAATTCGTCCATGGTGGCGAGTATCATGCCTATAACCCGGATGTTGTTCAGTCACTCCAGGTTGCAGTGCGCTCCGGTAATTACACGGATTATCAAAAATATGCCGATCTGGTAAACAACCGACCGGTAACCAATTTACGGGATTTACTCAAGCTCAATACCAGCGGCCCTGCAATAGATGTTGACCAGGTTGAGCCTGCCACTGAGTTATATAAACGTTTTGACTCAGCGGCAATGAGTATTGGTGCGCTTTCGCCAGAAGCTCATGAGGCCCTGGCGATTGCTATGAACCGGCTTGGTGGCTGTTCTAACTCCGGTGAAGGCGGTGAGGATAAACTCCGTTTTGGTACGGAGAAAAATTCGCGTATCAAGCAAGTGGCATCAGGCCGTTTTGGGGTGACGCCGCATTATCTGCAAAGTGCCGACGTGATCCAGATAAAGGTCGCGCAGGGCGCGAAGCCTGGAGAAGGCGGGCAGTTACCGGGTGAAAAGGTGACGCCTTATATCGCTAAATTAAGATACTCAGTGCCTGGGGTCACCTTGATCTCTCCACCGCCGCACCATGATATTTACTCCATTGAGGACTTAGCGCAGCTGATCTTTGACCTCAAGCAAGTCAATCCTAAGGCCATGATCTCTGTCAAACTGGTGTCTGAGCCTGGAGTAGGCACCATAGCGACCGGTGTGGCGAAGGCTTACGCAGACTTAATTACCATAGCGGGATATGACGGTGGTACAGGCGCCAGCCCGCTTACCTCGGTTAAGTATGCCGGCAGTCCCTGGGAGCTTGGCCTCGCTGAGACTCAGCAAGCTTTGGTTGAGAATGGGTTGCGTCATCGTATCCGTTTACAAACGGATGGTGGGTTGAAGACGGGCCTGGATATCATCAAAGCGGCCATTCTGGGCGCTGAAAGCTTTGGCTTCGGCACCGGGCCTATGGTTGCGCTGGGGTGTAAATACCTGCGTATTTGTCACCTCAACAACTGTGCGACAGGTGTCGCAACGCAGGATGAAACACTGCGACAGAAGCACTACCATGGCCTGCCAGAAATGGCGATGAACTACTTCCGCTTCATTGCTCAGGAAGCAAGAGAGCTCATGGCGTCGATGGGGGTAAGCAAGCTAACCGACCTGATTGGTCGAACGGACCTGCTTGAGGTGCTGGAAGGCACGACTGCAAGACAGCAAAAGCTTGATCTGCAACCCTTACTGGCAAAACCTGCGAATCCTTCGGGCGAAACGCTCTTTTGCAGTGCGCCAAATACATCGCACTATCAAGGTCAATTGAATGAGAGCTTACTGGATAAGGCAAAACAGGCGATTGACGATAAGACCGGCACGTCTTTGGTGAATCGGATCAAAAATACGGATCGCTCCGTGGGCGCCATGTTGTCTGGCTATATTGCGTCTCGTCACGGCAATCAGGGGATGGCCGCAGATCCTGTCGTGATTGAACTACATGGTACTGCCGGACAAGCATTCGGTGTCTGGAATGCCGGAGGTCTGGAAATGACCCTGGTTGGCGATGCGAACGACTACGTTGGCAAAGGCATGGCGGGTGGTAAGTTGGTACTGCGCCCACCGGTCGGTTCGAGCTTCCAAACGCACCTTGCCACGATCGCTGGTAATACCTGCTTGTATGGGGCCACCGGCGGTAAGTTATATGCAGCTGGTCGTGCCGGAGAGCGCTTTGCAGTGCGTAATTCAGGTGTTCAGGCCATAGTGGAAGGGCTGGGTGATAATGGTTGCGAATACATGACTGGGGGCGTGGTATGTGTGCTTGGTCAGGTGGGAGTTAACTTTGGTGCTGGTATGACTGGTGGTTTTGCCTATGTGCTGGACGAAGCAGGGGATTTTGATAAACGTTATAACCCTGAGCTAGTCGAAGTGTTGTCGCTGGAAGGGCTGGCAACCATGCAGGAGCACTTGCGGGGTTTGATCGCAGAACATCTTGAGCACACGGCATCATGCCGGGCAGAGCAGATCCTGGCTAACTTTGAGTTGTATGTACCTATGTTTAGGCTTATCAAACCAAAATCTAGCGACGTGAAGAGCTTGTTGGGGCACCGTGCACGCAGCAGTGCTGAATTACGTGTACAGGCACAGTAG
- a CDS encoding YeaH/YhbH family protein, translating into MAHFIDRRLNGKNKSTLNRQRFIRRYKKQIKEAVSDAINKRSVTDISSGESISIPQRDISEPIFHQGKGGNREHIHPGNDQFTTGDKIQRPPSGQGGGAGEGNASDQGEGQDDFVFSISKDEYLDLLFEDLELPNLQKSQLDKLVQMKTHRAGFCNDGMPSNLDIVRSLKGSVARRIAMTASKRKQLKELEEKLALLLQEPVPKQTEIQQLEQEIAELKRKIDAVPFIDNYDLRFRNYEKRPHPTSKAVMFCLMDVSGSMDQATKDMAKRFYILLYQFLTRTYKDIEVVYIRHHTQAKEVDEQEFFYSQETGGTIVSSALKLMDEIIADRYAQGDWNIYAAQASDGDNWADDSPHCTDILTNKLLNTVRYYAYIEITTRAHQSLWREYQGIADTFDNFAMQHIRSVEDIYPIFRELFKKNRQQNAA; encoded by the coding sequence ATGGCACATTTCATCGATCGTCGACTGAATGGCAAGAATAAAAGCACGCTGAATCGTCAGCGCTTCATTAGACGCTACAAGAAACAGATAAAAGAAGCTGTTTCTGATGCCATCAATAAAAGGAGTGTCACTGATATTTCCAGCGGTGAGAGCATTTCTATACCGCAACGAGATATCAGTGAACCGATTTTCCATCAGGGCAAAGGTGGTAATCGCGAGCACATTCACCCAGGCAACGATCAGTTCACAACAGGTGACAAAATTCAGCGTCCGCCCTCAGGCCAGGGCGGGGGTGCTGGCGAAGGCAATGCGAGCGATCAGGGTGAAGGCCAGGATGACTTCGTTTTTTCCATATCGAAAGACGAGTATCTTGACCTGTTGTTTGAAGACCTTGAATTACCAAACTTGCAGAAAAGCCAGCTCGACAAGTTGGTACAAATGAAAACACACAGAGCCGGCTTTTGTAACGATGGCATGCCCAGCAATCTCGACATTGTGCGATCTTTAAAAGGATCTGTTGCACGCCGAATTGCCATGACAGCCAGTAAAAGAAAACAACTCAAAGAGTTGGAAGAAAAGCTAGCGCTCTTGTTGCAGGAGCCTGTTCCCAAGCAAACCGAGATCCAACAACTAGAGCAAGAAATCGCAGAACTGAAACGCAAAATAGATGCGGTACCATTCATTGATAATTACGATTTGCGTTTTAGAAACTACGAAAAGCGTCCACACCCAACGAGCAAAGCAGTTATGTTTTGTTTAATGGATGTGTCAGGCTCTATGGATCAGGCAACTAAAGATATGGCTAAGCGCTTTTACATTTTGCTATATCAGTTCTTAACACGGACCTACAAAGACATTGAAGTTGTTTATATTCGCCACCACACACAGGCCAAAGAGGTCGACGAGCAGGAGTTTTTCTACTCGCAGGAAACCGGCGGTACCATTGTATCGAGTGCGTTAAAGTTAATGGATGAAATCATCGCTGATCGTTACGCGCAGGGAGATTGGAATATCTATGCTGCTCAGGCGTCTGATGGCGATAACTGGGCGGATGACTCTCCGCACTGTACTGATATATTAACGAACAAACTGCTAAACACGGTGCGTTACTACGCCTATATCGAAATCACCACACGTGCTCACCAGAGTCTGTGGCGCGAATACCAAGGTATTGCGGACACATTCGACAACTTTGCCATGCAGCATATTCGGTCGGTGGAAGATATCTATCCGATATTCAGAGAGCTGTTTAAGAAAAACCGACAACAGAATGCAGCCTAA
- a CDS encoding Fe-Mn family superoxide dismutase: MAFELPSLPYAINALEPHISQETLEFHHGKHHNTYVVKLNGLIQGTDLENKSLEEIVCNSEGGVFNNAAQIWNHTFYWHSLAPNAGGEPTGKVAELINAKWGSFAAFQEAFNDKAVNNFGSSWTWLVQLADGSLDIVNTSNAATPLTEAGVTPIITVDLWEHAYYIDYRNVRPDYLKGFWALVNWDFANANLA, encoded by the coding sequence ATGGCTTTTGAACTACCGTCACTTCCGTATGCTATCAACGCGCTTGAGCCGCATATTTCTCAGGAAACACTTGAGTTCCACCACGGTAAACACCACAACACGTACGTTGTAAAACTGAACGGCCTTATCCAGGGCACAGACCTTGAGAACAAATCTTTAGAAGAAATCGTATGTAACTCAGAAGGTGGCGTATTCAACAACGCAGCACAGATCTGGAACCACACTTTCTACTGGCACAGCCTTGCACCAAATGCAGGTGGCGAGCCTACTGGTAAAGTCGCTGAGCTGATCAATGCAAAATGGGGCTCTTTCGCAGCATTCCAGGAAGCATTCAATGACAAAGCTGTTAACAACTTCGGTTCTAGCTGGACTTGGTTGGTACAACTTGCTGACGGTTCTTTGGATATCGTTAATACTTCAAACGCGGCAACTCCGTTAACAGAAGCAGGCGTAACGCCAATCATCACTGTAGACCTGTGGGAACACGCTTACTACATTGACTACCGTAACGTTCGTCCAGACTACCTGAAAGGTTTCTGGGCACTGGTTAACTGGGATTTCGCAAACGCAAACCTTGCATAA
- a CDS encoding FAD-dependent oxidoreductase — protein MSENVYQFIDVQRIDPRKKPITTRKSSFVEIYEPFSKQQVSSQADRCLDCGNPYCEWKCPVHNYIPQWLKLIRTGRIQEAAELSHRTNSLPEVCGRVCPQDRLCEGSCTLNDEFGAVTIGNIEKYITDTAFAQGWKPDMSYVTWTDKKVAIIGAGPAGLGCADILVRNGVKPVVFDRNPEIGGLLTFGIPSFKLEKSVMEKRREIFTEMGVEFCLNTEIGTDISMDELLSQYDAVFIGVGTYQYMRAGLDNEEADQVYDALPFLIGNTNRVMGYDENKQAYIDMAGKRVVVLGGGDTAMDCVRTSVRQGAQSVTCAYRRDEANMPGSRREVKNAKEEGVKFSFNVQPKGIELDQNGKVTGVRMVRTELGEPDENGRRRAQEVSGSEHLIEADAVIMAFGFKPHNLDWLAAYDVAINEWGGIVAPEKGAFTHQTSNEKIFAGGDAVRGSDLVVTAIFEGRNAAEGIMDYLGV, from the coding sequence ATGAGCGAAAATGTCTATCAATTTATCGATGTTCAGCGCATCGACCCGAGAAAGAAGCCAATCACGACGCGTAAGAGCTCTTTCGTTGAAATTTACGAACCGTTTTCCAAGCAGCAGGTAAGCTCGCAAGCTGATCGTTGCCTGGATTGTGGTAACCCGTATTGCGAGTGGAAGTGTCCGGTGCACAACTATATTCCGCAGTGGCTAAAATTGATCCGTACGGGCAGGATCCAGGAAGCTGCGGAGTTGTCGCACCGGACCAATAGTCTGCCGGAAGTATGCGGTCGGGTGTGTCCACAAGACAGGCTCTGCGAAGGCTCATGCACATTGAACGATGAGTTTGGTGCTGTGACCATAGGCAATATTGAGAAATACATCACAGACACGGCATTTGCACAGGGCTGGAAGCCCGACATGTCTTATGTGACCTGGACCGATAAAAAGGTAGCCATCATTGGCGCGGGCCCTGCCGGGCTCGGTTGTGCGGATATTCTGGTACGTAATGGGGTAAAACCTGTGGTATTCGATCGCAACCCAGAGATCGGCGGTTTGCTGACGTTTGGCATACCATCATTTAAGCTGGAAAAATCGGTGATGGAGAAGCGTCGAGAGATATTTACGGAAATGGGTGTGGAGTTTTGCCTGAATACTGAAATTGGCACAGACATCAGCATGGATGAACTACTGTCACAGTACGATGCGGTGTTTATCGGCGTGGGCACCTACCAGTACATGCGTGCCGGGCTGGACAATGAAGAGGCAGATCAGGTGTATGACGCACTTCCGTTTCTGATTGGTAATACTAACCGCGTGATGGGATACGACGAGAATAAGCAGGCGTATATCGACATGGCAGGTAAACGTGTAGTGGTGTTAGGTGGTGGTGATACCGCGATGGATTGTGTGCGCACTTCTGTGCGCCAGGGCGCGCAGTCGGTAACTTGTGCTTATCGTCGTGATGAAGCCAATATGCCGGGGTCACGCCGTGAGGTAAAAAATGCCAAAGAGGAGGGGGTTAAGTTTAGCTTTAACGTTCAGCCTAAAGGCATCGAATTAGACCAAAACGGCAAGGTAACGGGTGTGCGCATGGTCCGAACTGAGCTGGGTGAGCCAGACGAGAACGGGCGTAGACGGGCACAGGAGGTCTCTGGTTCAGAGCACCTGATTGAAGCTGATGCGGTGATCATGGCGTTTGGCTTTAAACCTCATAACCTTGACTGGCTTGCAGCGTATGACGTTGCCATCAATGAGTGGGGCGGTATTGTTGCCCCTGAAAAAGGCGCATTCACACATCAAACCAGTAATGAAAAAATCTTCGCAGGTGGTGATGCGGTACGTGGTTCTGACTTGGTGGTCACAGCCATCTTTGAAGGCCGGAATGCTGCAGAAGGGATCATGGACTATCTTGGGGTATAA
- a CDS encoding Grx4 family monothiol glutaredoxin encodes MQTIEKIKQQIAENPIILYMKGSPKLPNCGFSSQASQALMACGEQFAYVDILLNPDIRAELPHYANWPTFPQLWVEGELIGGCDIIIEMFQKGELQPLIAETAAKYKEDDAEKAE; translated from the coding sequence ATGCAAACCATTGAAAAGATTAAACAGCAAATCGCAGAGAATCCGATCATTCTATACATGAAAGGGTCACCTAAGTTACCTAACTGCGGTTTTTCTTCGCAGGCATCTCAGGCGCTGATGGCGTGTGGTGAACAGTTTGCTTACGTCGATATTTTGCTTAACCCGGACATTCGTGCTGAGCTGCCTCATTATGCCAACTGGCCGACTTTTCCGCAGCTATGGGTTGAGGGTGAGCTGATCGGTGGGTGTGACATCATTATCGAGATGTTCCAAAAAGGCGAATTGCAGCCATTGATTGCTGAAACAGCCGCAAAGTATAAAGAAGACGACGCTGAAAAAGCCGAGTAA
- a CDS encoding PrkA family serine protein kinase produces the protein MSIFEHYQSRYEASQEEEFTIAEYLEICKEDKAAYASAPERLLMAIGEPEMVDTSTDARLSRLFSNRVIARYPAFHEFYGMEDAIEQIVSYLKHAAQGLEEYKQVLYLLGPVGGGKSSIAEKLKYLMQQVPIYAIKGSPVNDHPLSLFNPLEDGELLDKEYGINSRYLRTVMSPWATKRLHEFNGDISKFRVVKRYPSILDQTAIAKTEPGDENNQDISALVGKVDIRKLEHYAQNDPDAYSYSGALCLANQGLMEFVEMFKAPIKVLHPLLTATQEGNYNGTEGISALPFNGIILAHSNESEWQSFKNNKNNEAFLDRVFIVKVPYCLRVSEEVKIYKKLIENSELKTAPCAPGTLETLAKFSTLSRINEPENSSIYSKMRVYDGESLKDTDPKAKSYQEYRDYAGVDEGMTGLSTRFAFKILSRVFNFDHAEVAANPVHLFYVLEQQIEREQFSAEVQERYLSHLKGYLIPQYVEFIGKELQTAYLESYSEYGQNIFDRYVTYADFWIQDQEYRDPDTGQLFDRAALNAELEKIEKPAGISNPKDFRNEIVNFVLRARAHHNGANPVWTSYEKLRTVIEKKMFSNTEELLPVISFNAKTSAEDQKKHEDFVNRMMEKGYTQKQVRLLSEWYLRVRKSQ, from the coding sequence ATGAGTATATTTGAGCATTACCAGTCCAGATACGAAGCGTCCCAAGAAGAAGAGTTCACGATTGCGGAATATTTGGAAATATGTAAAGAAGATAAAGCTGCATATGCAAGCGCCCCTGAGCGCCTGCTAATGGCAATTGGTGAACCTGAAATGGTTGATACTTCGACAGATGCGCGGCTCAGCCGTCTGTTCTCAAATCGCGTTATCGCACGCTATCCCGCTTTCCATGAGTTTTATGGCATGGAAGATGCCATTGAGCAGATCGTTTCTTATCTAAAACACGCCGCACAGGGTCTGGAAGAGTACAAGCAGGTACTTTACTTGCTTGGCCCTGTCGGTGGTGGTAAGTCTTCGATTGCTGAAAAGCTCAAATACCTGATGCAACAGGTGCCCATTTATGCGATTAAAGGTTCTCCGGTCAACGACCACCCCTTAAGCCTGTTTAACCCCCTCGAAGATGGTGAGTTACTCGATAAAGAGTATGGCATCAACAGTCGTTATTTACGCACCGTGATGTCACCCTGGGCGACCAAGCGATTGCATGAATTTAACGGTGATATTTCCAAATTTAGAGTGGTAAAACGCTATCCCTCTATTTTAGACCAGACTGCCATCGCGAAAACTGAACCTGGTGATGAAAACAATCAGGACATTTCCGCATTGGTTGGTAAGGTCGACATTCGAAAATTGGAGCATTACGCTCAAAATGACCCAGACGCGTATTCATATTCAGGCGCACTGTGTTTAGCGAATCAGGGCTTAATGGAATTTGTGGAGATGTTTAAAGCCCCCATTAAAGTGCTGCACCCATTGCTCACCGCGACGCAAGAGGGTAACTACAACGGTACAGAGGGTATCTCTGCTCTGCCCTTTAACGGGATCATTTTGGCGCACTCCAACGAGTCCGAATGGCAATCATTCAAAAATAACAAAAACAATGAAGCATTTCTGGATCGGGTCTTTATCGTTAAAGTGCCGTACTGCTTACGCGTTTCGGAAGAAGTAAAGATATACAAAAAACTCATTGAAAACAGCGAGCTTAAAACTGCACCTTGTGCACCAGGTACGCTTGAAACCTTGGCTAAGTTTTCGACTCTATCGCGTATCAATGAGCCCGAAAATTCCAGCATCTATTCTAAGATGCGTGTTTATGACGGTGAGAGCCTCAAAGACACAGATCCAAAAGCGAAGTCGTATCAGGAGTATCGAGACTACGCCGGGGTCGACGAAGGTATGACCGGCCTGTCGACTCGCTTTGCATTTAAGATATTGTCGCGTGTATTCAACTTTGATCATGCAGAGGTTGCTGCAAACCCTGTGCACTTGTTTTATGTACTGGAGCAACAGATTGAGCGTGAGCAATTCAGTGCCGAAGTACAGGAGCGCTATCTCAGTCACCTGAAAGGCTACTTGATCCCACAATATGTCGAGTTTATTGGTAAAGAACTGCAAACAGCGTATCTCGAATCTTATTCAGAGTACGGACAAAATATTTTCGACCGTTATGTCACGTATGCTGATTTTTGGATACAAGATCAAGAATATCGCGACCCGGATACTGGCCAGCTATTCGACAGAGCGGCACTCAATGCTGAGCTTGAGAAAATTGAAAAGCCAGCGGGTATTTCGAATCCCAAAGATTTTCGCAATGAGATCGTCAACTTTGTCTTGAGAGCCCGCGCTCACCATAATGGCGCAAACCCTGTCTGGACCAGTTACGAAAAACTCAGGACGGTGATCGAGAAAAAAATGTTCTCAAACACAGAAGAGCTGTTACCGGTTATCTCATTCAATGCAAAAACCTCAGCTGAAGATCAGAAAAAACACGAAGACTTTGTCAATCGTATGATGGAAAAAGGCTATACCCAGAAACAAGTCCGCTTACTTTCCGAGTGGTATTTACGGGTTAGAAAATCTCAATAA